The following are encoded together in the Conger conger chromosome 11, fConCon1.1, whole genome shotgun sequence genome:
- the LOC133139998 gene encoding trace amine-associated receptor 2-like, with protein MLSLNATVPLSVDFDRPEDYFIFLFHIIFATSAVLLAGSVVIGISSTKSLRRQNRFIFMLNTSISDTLVGFSVYYLGLFDVQEGFPSRNGTYYILPTLLGVNVFTFLFAQFDRYVAVCYPFFYDSYITQPVAVGACVYSWVHSYSILLAMNVVPISIAAKISAFSIVALQIVVITKILMTIKLYVIARYQIGRDPPSADKENKKESLRIIVFVVISFLALWFPSFINIIVKQQRLRAVRFRNEATNLFAIMARFNALTTPAVYVWGSPALREAVKRAVWGRVCPKRKRR; from the coding sequence ATGCTCTCGCTCAACGCCACCGTTCCCCTCTCGGTCGACTTCGATCGCCCTGAAGACTACTTCATTTTTCTCTTCCATATTATTTTCGCTACGAGCGCAGTCCTCCTCGCGGGCTCAGTGGTCATTGGAATCTCGAGCACGAAGAGTCTTCGGCGTCAgaacagatttattttcatgCTCAACACCAGCATTAGCGACACTCTTGTCGGATTCTCTGTGTATTATCTTGGTCTATTTGACGTACAGGAAGGATTCCCGTCAAGGAACGGTACATACTACATTCTACCTACTCTTCTTGGAGTAAATGTCTTTACTTTCTTGTTCGCGCAGTTTGACCGTTACGTCGCTGTGTGCTATCCCTTCTTTTACGACAGTTACATCACGCAGCCCGTTGCGGTTGGAGCCTGCGTCTACAGCTGGGTCCACTCGTATTCAATATTACTGGCAATGAATGTGGTTCCCATTTCAATAGCTGCAAAAATAAGCGCATTTAGCATTGTGGCCTTACAGATTGTAGTCATCACTAAAATTCTAATGACTATAAAGCTGTATGTAATTGCCAGATATCAGATTGGACGAGACCCACCAAGCGCCGACAAGGAGAACAAGAAGGAATCACTGAGGATAATAGTGTTTGTAGTTATATCTTTCCTAGCCCTATGGTTTCCCTCGTTCATCAATATTATTGTGAAGCAGCAAAGGCTTCGCGCAGTCAGATTTAGAAACGAAGCGACTAACCTCTTTGCCATTATGGCGCGCTTTAACGCACTTACCACGCCCGCCGTGTACGTCTGGGGAAGCCCCGCGCTGCGCGAGGCTGTGAAGAGAGCCGTGTGGGGGAGAGTGTGCCCGAAGCGGAAACGCAGGTAG